The DNA region TGCTCTGTGGCCCTCCCTGAAACGTACGGTTTGCTTTCGCTGCTCCCTTGAGCCTCGTTTGGATTGCACATTACACCGAGGGTTAACTTTACACTTAACATGCTTGCAAGGCAGATGAGGCATTGTAGATGCAGTGTGCATAACACAACGCGGAGTGAACAAATAAACAAGGTGCTAACCCATGCATTAACAGAACATCCTGTTTTAGGTCCTTTTAAATTCTGTAATGCACATGATGCAGCATCAAAACCTGTGCCCTATAATTCCCGGTTGTAATCACTCGTACTGTAAATCACTGCATGTCACTGGGTTTTAGTGAAATATGCCAGTTTTTGTAACAGCTGACCACTTAAGCAATTAAAGCGTGGAGCTagcatataatttttaaaaaattgaacgcCTTTTTCTCATTTAGCCGTTTTGCAGTTGTGATGGTGATTTGCATTCAAGAATTTTACACCAGAGTTCACTCAAATGAATTTTGACAGCCATTTCGGAGGGCAGTGTTGCGGTATCTGCATATTGAATCGATCTTTCCCAGCGTGTACGGATTACTCTCGGGATAGAAAGGAAAATATTAAATAGAATGCCGAAGATGCCAGTTTGATAGAAACGGCAATGTCTATATATCAATATTCCACTTTAGGATTCAAGGCTTTACTCCCTTAAGTATTCCATCTACAGGCAGGTTCATTCACTGaaaaaaatacagtggattttggttaattggaccacgtggggaccagtacattttgactcAATTAAGTgactgtcccaattagctgaagtttcttgaaatagttaaaaaaaagtattaaaaaCAAAGACAAATTACCATCAAACTGAGTAAAAAAATTATGTATGTAAGTGAAATGCAGTACAAACTAGAACACTGCgaatagtactacagtactataacactgtgtattagttcctaatagttattgacagagaattcatccagtatatgctgccgtgttcttttgattgactgtaaatgaagaaaatcagcacagacatccagtgcagataatggactgccttcatacaatgctttcaatgattgcatcctccaaatcttcatttttattgtaacattcaagatgactgtcaataccttaaaattctttgtagttgctatcgtgttgaaatagtgaaattatTGCATTtgcactcctggccatttctggtatctccaTACCGGAGTGtgcaaaactgttctgaattgtcttactgcttattactGGCcacctatcagtgacaaaaatcgctgctttttgaacacaattaCACGCAAgtgacactattttaaaaactgtttgctctaagcatgctGTAGTGTCAAACGGCCACATGGCATGCtcgtgactgacgctagttagaatctgtttggcaacagtctcctgtcccaattcagCAGTATaattcccaaataaatgaagggaatcccagctattttctcaattggtttttgttccaaataagtggctgtcccgATGAACCAGTGGCCCATTAACTGTATTTTGGACTTGATAAATGTGAATTCAATTTCCAAAGTTCTTTGTACTAAAAGGTaccttttttcctttctctttccaGAGTGTAAGATTGTCTGCCTATGATATGGTGTCCTGATGTGTTCTGAGCAACATATTGTGGAGGTACAGTGCTATAACAATTGCTTGCTGACATGGTATTTTCCCAGACATTTCCCAAACTGTTGTTGGAAAAAGACTTGAGAATGTCTAAGTAAGTATTGCTACTTTCTAACTTCCTAGTTGTTTTCTTTAGTCGGGAGCCTGAGCATTAAATCTTCCTTTATTCTGTTTTACTGATGTTGTACAACATAAGCCAAGATACCATTACTAGGATTATGAATGTTTTACAGTTAATAACTAATAATTGTTTTTAAAAATGGTTTTGTTAATTGCAGTGTAGCTTCTGGGAAGATAGTTTTCAGCCTGGACTTTACTATGTTTTACTTTGTATAATACATAAAAACATTGAAGTGTGGCATTCAGACCCATATCCTGCTATTTGTAAGATtaaggttaaagattagctttatttgtcatacataTATACATCAAAGCATGTAGTGAAACGTGTCATCGTTTTGCGATCTGggccagcccacaagtgtcaccacagttCCGGCTCCAACATAACGTGCCCTCAACTCAATAACCCTAACCCCTTACATCTTtggatggaaactggagcacctggaggaagcccacactgtcacaggaagaacaCGCAAACTCATTGCAGGGTCAAACCCCCGTTTGGTGATCGCTGGCGCCGTAAAGCAATTGCATTAACCGTTAGGCTGCCCTGAACTCTCAATAAGATCTTTTACATTGGCACAAATTTTTGTATCCACTCCTTACACCTTGACTCCCTAATATCCAAAGATCTATCCATCCGAATTGTGAACCTAATTCCTAATTCCTTTTGTAAATTGAATCCCCTTTGCCTTTTGGCTGGAGAATTCTGATGATGCAATTTTTGATCTTTCTAGTTATAAAAatagcagatgttggaaattctcgGCAGGTCAGCCTGTCGCTGTCTGACCTCCAAGATGTTGCAACACTTTGTTTTCATTTCGTATTTTCAACAGCTGTAGgattttgttttttcttccctTTGATCTAGGACCCTGACCCTTGGTTTAGACGCCCAGTCAAGAGAAGCTTCATCCCCAGTTTCACCCTGTTGAGTTCCAAAGTGATTCTAAAGTGAGATCAACCCTCTTCACAGCTGTTgtgatcaaagtaaatttcttatcaaagtaccatctacaacactgagattaattttcttgtgggcatattcaataaatctatagaataataaccataacagaatcaatgaaagactgccccacacacacaaaatgcctgaggaactcagcaggccaggcagcatctatggaaatgcgtacagtcgacattttgggccaagacccttcggcaggactgctgggcctgctgagttcctccagcattttgtgtgtgttgctccaattttcagcatctgcagattttctcttgtttgttaaagATTGCCCAACTAGATAATTGTCCCATCTGAGAAACCTTTGCTCCACGCCTCCGCAGAGAGACCAGACCATTCCCGGTATAGTTTCGGTAGAGACTTCTGGAGTTATCAGAATcgtaatcagatttattatcactgacgtgaaGTTTGTTTTGCAGTACTGGTAAagatttaaaagattagctttatttgtcacatctgtGTTGGTACATACAGTAAAGTACATCCCTTGTGTCAGGAGTATGCTGGGGCAACGCACAAGTGTCACATGTTTGTGGCAACAGCATAGCTTTCCCACCGCTTACTAACGCTAACTCTGTATCTTCGGAatgtcggaggaaaccagagcacgtgggggaaacctatgtggtcgtggggagaatatacaaactgctAAGAGAGCGTTGGGAATTGAGCCCTAATCAGCAATCGCTGTAAAACCACTGTGCTAACCGCTATACCACCAGTCCAGTCCAGTGCTGTCCAGTCCagcgataataaatttgattacGATTCTGATAACCACCAGtgcagtgcaaggcataaaaattaaTATAAGCATTCAGAAATATGACGGTACAGCaaaaaagctgttcttgaatcattcagagtgggtcttcaggctcctgtatcacctcctggatgataatgtgaagAAGAGGGCATGCTGTGATCGTGTGgctcctcagtgatggatgctgtcttctcgAGGCGCCAGCTTTCAAAGATATCTTAGACGGTGGGGAAGCTtgtccccatgatggagctggctgaggccTGCTCTTGCGAGCCTGTGCATTGGAACCttcgtaccaagcagtgatgtcaccagtcagaatgctctctgctgtACAAACCTTTAAGAATTATATTGATTTCTGATCTTTCTCTTTACTTCTGAAGTGTATCAAATCATCAGGGGCACAGGGTGAGTGCATACAgtctttcccagggttggggaatcaagaacaagaggaCGTAGGGTTAAGGCAAGGGAGGAGAGATGTACTAGGAACCTGAGAGGcgactggagcataggagaatgaggagtgatcttgTAGAGTTAGCAGAGCAGACTGATGGCCTGAATGGCCAGATCTTGCTCCTGTCTTAAggtcttctcgttactaccatcaggaaggaggaacagaagcccGAAGTCCTtcattcaacgattcaggaacagcttctctgaCATAaggtttctgaaaggacaatgaacactacctcattattctttttctttgcatgatttattatgtaacttatagtaattttatgtttttgcactctGCTGcctccacaaaacaacaaatcccaCAGTTTATAAAACAATGAcagtgccttcttctcattgctgccgtcagggaggaggtataggagcttgaagacacacactcaatgttttagcaacagtttcttcccatccaccaccagatttctgaatgtacaatgtccctgaacactaccttgatattttccctctctttttgcagtacttacttaaatttaaatttttaatatatatttcttattgtaatatatagtttTTTATCTATTGCACTATCCTGCTTccgcaaaataacaaattccacaatatgtcagtgatattaaacctggtatTAAATTCTCATTATCCCATGCTCCAGTTGCCTCTTGggtttctattaaatctctcccccttGCCTTAACCTTGTTTCCTTTTGACTGTGATAATCCAACTGATTCTGTCTCTGAGCTTGgatggggcatcttggtcagcgtGAATCagtcgggctgaatggcctgttcctgttgtATGACCTTGGCTGAATTGTCTCTCTGCTCTCCCTCCCGCAGGTTAAAAAAGCGCAGCGTGTCGAGGTTGCTACAACCGGAATATTTCTGAGAGTTTTGAAAGCCATGGATAGATGTAAGCATGTGGGGCGGCTGAGACTGGCCCAGAATCACTCCATTTTGAACCCCCAGAAGTGGCATTGTGTGGACTGCAACACCACCGAGTCTGTTTGGGCCTGTCTTAAATGCTCCAATGTGGCGTGTGGCCGCTACATCGAAGAGCATGCACTCAAACACTTTAAGGAAACTCGGCATCCGCTGGCCATGGAGGTCAATGAACTCTATGTCTTTTGTTATCTCTGTGACGACTACGTGTTGAATGACAATGCCACAGGGGACTTAAAACTGTTGAGAAGCACGTTGAGTGCAATAAAGAACCAAAAGTACAGTTCGACGGCACGCAATGGCAGGGCACTGCGATCTTTGGCTTGTGGGGCATCTCCTTGTACTTTGCAGAAGGGCAAGAAGGGGCAGACTCACAGTATGGAGCAGatgttcactgccctctggcacAGGAGGCAGTCTTTACTAACGAAGGCGATGCGCACTTGGTTTGAGCAGACCACCAGCGGTAAGCGTCGACTCGAGGAGAAGCGGCTGCAGGAGGAGATGGAGAGGCGGAAGGAGGAAGCGAGGAAGCGCAGGCAGGAGCTGAAACGCAAGTTCATGGAGGAGCTGGCCAACACTCCTCCGAGGAAGAGCGCGCGGATCCTATTTCAGATTCAGAAGGAGGAACATATCtcaagaaaatgcaaaaaaccaACTGTAAGAAAGGTGCTACTAACTGCCCCTACCTCAAAACGACAAAGGAACAAAATGAAGCGCTATTATGCTGCCAGGCGTAAGCCCGTGGTAACACCCGGTGTTACGGGTCTAAGGAACCTGGGTAACACCTGCTACATGAACTCCATCCTGCAAGTGCTGAGCCACTTGCAGAAGTTCAGAGAATGTTTCTTAACCCTTGATCTCTGTGAGACTGAAGAATTACTGGCCAGGACCACGAATGGGAAAACGAGGTTGTCCAACAAGGTCACTCTGGGGATTGGTCCTGCTCATTGCTTAGCGGAAAGAAAGGATCATGTGGGAACTTCAGGGAGATACAGTATGCCATCTGGTTTGAACGGAGGTGCCTCGGTGGCCAGGAGCCTGGAACTGATTCAGCCCAAGGAGCCTAGCTCGAAGCACATCTCTCTTTGCCATGAACTTCACACCCTCTTCCGAGTGATGTGGTCTGGGAAGTGGGCTTTGGTGTCCCCGTTTGCTATGTTACACTCTGTATGGAGCCTGATCCCAGCGTTCAGGGGCTACGGTCAGCAAGACGCTCAGGAATTTCTCTGTGAGTTATTGGACAAGGTGCAGCAGGAGCTGGAATCGGAAGGCACAAAGCACAGGATCCTCATTCCATTCTCGCAGAGGAAGCTCACCAAGCAGGTTCTCAAGGTGGTGAACACCATCTTCCATGGGCAGCTGCTCAGTCAGGTAAGTAAGGAAAGCTCCTGTGGGCTTGCTTTAATTTAATTCTTCACTCGGGGTCCGATCTTGTCAAGGAGAGGGTGCCAATGCATCAGAAGGGAATGCTTTCGGTAATCTGTGTAGTCCCAGTCCTCCTCCATCAGTGCTGAGGTTCCCTGAGGTAAACATAAAAATGAAAGCAGAGTCAGGCCACGTCTCTTTGAAGATCCAACTATACGAGCACTTCCTAATTTCTTAAACACACAAATGCAGAAAGTGGCAGTGAGTGTCAGCGGGTGGATTGATTTGCCCTGGCTGATTTTGTGCGTGGTCCTGATGACGAGGACACCGCGTGAGGTGGGTTAGGTGCTGGGTGTAAGGGAACTGGTTTCTGGCAATTATATATTTGGCTCTGGGCAAGGTAGAGCTGGTTTAATCATCTCCAGCAGGAGGTCAGAACAGCAGCTCGACGACACAGGAAGCTAGTTaatgtccctccaacagtgttaCTTTTTCATTTCCTAGGGGTCAGTAACATTGTCGAGCTCTGAGCTGCAGACTCTTATCTGCCATAATGAAGGTGACGAGGATACTGCCTGGTATAGAGGGCACAAGGAGACGCtggacaaacttggcttgtttCCCCGGAGAaccagaggaggaggggagaccGGCGTCTTTCTGCCAGGGTCCAAATGTCTAAAACCAGGCAACATGCATTTTATGTGAGTGGGGCTAAGTTcaggggagatgtgtggggtGTTTTACATAGAGTGAAGGGAGAAAAGATAGAGGCATTAAAGAGACACTttacacatgaatgtgcagagaagggAGGCATATGGACATTGTGCGGGCAGAAGTGCTGACTTTGATGTTTAAGTATTAGTTTATCGCAGTGCAGTGTTGCGAGCCAAAGGGCCTGCCCCTTTGcggtactgttctctgttccacGGGATGCCGCAAGCTAAGGGCCAGTAGGAAGTTCCAGACGTGGAGAGCTGATGTAAATAATGTGATTGGTATTGGAGCTCATTCGTAATGGTCACATCTGTCAACGGTAGCGTAGCTGTTGGTGcaacgctttacagcgccagctgtaagatcgaggTTCGATTCACTCCTCtatgtcaggagtttgtacgttctgtccgtgaccatgtgggatacacacactctctctctcacacacacacactcacacacactcacactcacactcacactctcactctcactctcacactcacactcacactcacacacacacactctctctcacacacactcactcacacacacacactcacacacactctcacacacactctcacacacactctcacacacactcactcactcactcactcacacactcacacacacactcacacagacacactctctcacacacacactctctcacacacacacacacacactcactcacacacacactctcacactcacactcacacacacacacacactcacacacacacacacacactcacacacacacacacactcactcacacacacacacactctcactcacacacacattctcactctcaatctcacacacacactcacactcacacacagacacacactctctctcacacacacacacacactcacacacacactctctctcactctcacacacacttactcacactcacacactctcacacacacacactcacactcattcacacacacacactctctcactcacactcacacacacagacacacactctgtctctcactcacacactcactcacacactcactcacacacacactcactcacacactcactcactcacacgcactcacacacgcacacacacacacactcactctcactcacacactcacacacacacacactcactctcacacacactcacacacacagacacacactcacacacacacacactctctcacacacacacactctctcacacacacacacactctctcacacacacacacactctcacacacacacactcactcacacacactctctctcacacacacactctctcactctcacacactcactctcacacactcactctcacgcacacactcactcacactcacactcacacacacactcactcacacacacactctctcactctcacacacacactcacactctgtctctcactcacacacacacactcactctcacacacacactcacactcacacacacacactctgtctctcactcacacacacactcacgcacacactctcacacacacacactctctctcacactctcactatcacacacacactctctcactctcacactcacacacacactctcacacacacacactcactcacacacagtctctcactctcacactcacactcacacagacacacacactctcacacacactctcacacacacactctcacacacacactctcacacacacacactcacacacactcactcactcacacacacacacacagacacacactctctctctcacacacactcacacacgcacacactcacacacacactcactctcactcacacacacactctcacactcacactcacacacacacactcactcacacactctcacacacacacacactctctcactctcacacacacagacacactcacacacacacacactcacacacacacactcactcacacactctctcacacacacacactctctcactctcacgcacactcacacacactatcACACACactataactcacacacacacacactcactcacacacacacactctctcactctcacacacacactcacactcacacacagacacacactctgtctctcacacacacacactcactcacacacacac from Mobula hypostoma chromosome 13, sMobHyp1.1, whole genome shotgun sequence includes:
- the usp49 gene encoding ubiquitin carboxyl-terminal hydrolase 49 isoform X1, which gives rise to MDRCKHVGRLRLAQNHSILNPQKWHCVDCNTTESVWACLKCSNVACGRYIEEHALKHFKETRHPLAMEVNELYVFCYLCDDYVLNDNATGDLKLLRSTLSAIKNQKYSSTARNGRALRSLACGASPCTLQKGKKGQTHSMEQMFTALWHRRQSLLTKAMRTWFEQTTSGKRRLEEKRLQEEMERRKEEARKRRQELKRKFMEELANTPPRKSARILFQIQKEEHISRKCKKPTVRKVLLTAPTSKRQRNKMKRYYAARRKPVVTPGVTGLRNLGNTCYMNSILQVLSHLQKFRECFLTLDLCETEELLARTTNGKTRLSNKVTLGIGPAHCLAERKDHVGTSGRYSMPSGLNGGASVARSLELIQPKEPSSKHISLCHELHTLFRVMWSGKWALVSPFAMLHSVWSLIPAFRGYGQQDAQEFLCELLDKVQQELESEGTKHRILIPFSQRKLTKQVLKVVNTIFHGQLLSQVTCLTCNYKSNTIEPFWDLSLEFPERYHCLQKGANQHKECTLTEMLAKFTETEALEGRIYACDQCNRKRRKSSPKPLVLTEAQKQLMIYRLPQVLRLHLKRFSYCVFRWSGRNHREKIGVHVSFDQVLNMEPYCCEGSSSILGKESFIYDLSAVVMHHGKGFGSGHYTAYCYNTEGGFWVHCNDSKLNVCSVEEVCKTQAYILFYTQRTVRSNVEFVSKMHSEPQVPTRNTEKNRRLTFP
- the usp49 gene encoding ubiquitin carboxyl-terminal hydrolase 49 isoform X2; translation: MDRCKHVGRLRLAQNHSILNPQKWHCVDCNTTESVWACLKCSNVACGRYIEEHALKHFKETRHPLAMEVNELYVFCYLCDDYVLNDNATGDLKLLRSTLSAIKNQKYSSTARNGRALRSLACGASPCTLQKGKKGQTHSMEQMFTALWHRRQSLLTKAMRTWFEQTTSGKRRLEEKRLQEEMERRKEEARKRRQELKRKFMEELANTPPRKSARILFQIQKEEHISRKCKKPTVRKVLLTAPTSKRQRNKMKRYYAARRKPVVTPGVTGLRNLGNTCYMNSILQVLSHLQKFRECFLTLDLCETEELLARTTNGKTRLSNKVTLGIGPAHCLAERKDHVGTSGRYSMPSGLNGGASVARSLELIQPKEPSSKHISLCHELHTLFRVMWSGKWALVSPFAMLHSVWSLIPAFRGYGQQDAQEFLCELLDKVQQELESEGTKHRILIPFSQRKLTKQVLKVVNTIFHGQLLSQVTCLTCNYKSNTIEPFWDLSLEFPERYHCLQKGANQHKECTLTEMLAKFTETEALEGRIYACDQCNRKRRKSSPKPLVLTEAQKQLMIYRLPQVLRLHLKRFRWSGRNHREKIGVHVSFDQVLNMEPYCCEGSSSILGKESFIYDLSAVVMHHGKGFGSGHYTAYCYNTEGGFWVHCNDSKLNVCSVEEVCKTQAYILFYTQRTVRSNVEFVSKMHSEPQVPTRNTEKNRRLTFP